Proteins encoded in a region of the Populus alba chromosome 13, ASM523922v2, whole genome shotgun sequence genome:
- the LOC140954415 gene encoding uncharacterized protein has product MSSAVEINIDVISIPRDHMENEMIDSQLHDCVKQDNPEALKRRVQQRSAEKLVTPCGNTLLHVAVSNGSDNITSYLVKEFPSLITMANSQKDTILHLAAREGKASRPIKCLAESNPSLMRKKNTKGNTPLHDAVIKGNKELAIFLVSKDPEVAYYNNKIGRSPLYLAVENDNKNGILDDLLYLGASIPITRVDGDALPKRKSPVHAAIEQRSIDLLEKIAKAKPELLCLTDEELGNSLHYASSICFLEGVRFLFKKFLDGAYETNSEGNYPIHVACKNESVDLVKEFLDIFPYPKEFLNKKGQNILHVAAENGQGNVVRYIVGNDQKNIVEPLLNEMDEDGNTPLHLAAQHGQSIAAFALVRDKRVENFIVNNENFTPYDVAKQQSKMAVDQYEKTDEMVCYLIIIYRGYKSTYFKSIIYLIFWFLGFLFVASLLRNESSLIQRTVFLRMMRSRYESSIEVNAEDVKDGKKNSTTEKATGSQGKDKAVDSKDYKLIDYYGTMTTLSILYFHARPKKSRYDERFTSTQGKPPRKQETRIRIQNLLVVAVLVAAIILLWTHLNDVKFAPFAVRFSSLMVGGSIYMMCLSFFFAVTIALWGGSTYGLFATILIVVGIVFFLSQTLLYILWILQPSVNQIIEGNLSHYVYYISFMFVYNWRCLTDSLRDLWTKPK; this is encoded by the exons atGTCTAGCGCCGTTGAGATAAACATAGATGTAATCTCGATTCCGAGAGATCACATGGAAAATGAAATGATAGATAGTCAGTTACATGATTGTGTGAAGCAGGACAATCCTGAGGCCTTGAAAAGACGTGTCCAGCAACGTTCAGCGGAGAAGCTAGTGACACCCTGCGGGAATACACTGCTTCACGTAGCTGTAAGCAATGGAAGTGACAATATTACATCTTATCTGGTTAAAGAGTTTCCTTCTCTAATCACCATGGCAAACAGCCAGAAGGACACAATCCTTCATCTTGCTGCCAGAGAAGGGAAGGCAAGTCGTCCAATTAAATGTCTTGCGGAATCGAATCCGAGCTTGATGaggaagaaaaatacaaagggAAACACTCCTTTGCATGATGCAGTGATCAAGGGCAACAAAGAACTTGCCATTTTCCTAGTTTCCAAAGATCCAGAAGTGGCCTATTACAACAACAAGATTGGCAGGTCTCCTTTATATCTGGCAGTTGAGAATGACAATAAGAACGGGATACTTGATGATCTCTTGTATTTGGGAGCTTCGATTCCTATAACAAGAGTAGATGGTGATGCCCTACCAAAACGAAAGTCCCCTGTTCATGCTGCCATCGAGCAACGTAGCATAG atCTATTGGAGAAAATTGCAAAAGCAAAGCCAGAGCTATTATGTCTCACTGACGAAGAGTTGGGGAATTCACTGCATTATGCATCATCCATATGTTTTCTGGAAGGAGTTCGATTCCTATTTAAGAAGTTTCTCGATGGTGCTTATGAAACAAATAGTGAAGGCAACTATCCTATCCATGTTGCATGCAAAAATGAATCTGTTGATTTAGTGAAggaatttcttgatattttccCATATCCTAAAGAATTCCTCAATAAAAAAGGGCAGAATATTCTTCATGTAGCGGCTGAAAATGGACAGGGCAATGTGGTAAGGTACATAGTCGGAAACGATCAGAAGAATATCGTAGAACCACTGCTAAATGAGATGGATGAGGATGGGAATACACCTTTGCATTTGGCAGCACAACATGGTCAATCCATAGCTGCATTTGCTCTTGTGCGTGACAAACGCgttgaaaattttattgttaacaaTGAAAATTTTACACCATATGATGTTGCGAAACAACAATCTAAAATGGCTGTAGACCAATATGAAAAAACAGATGAAATGGTATgctatttgatcatcatttatCGAGGCTACAAAAGTACATATTTTAagagtattatttatttaatattttggtttCTGGGCTTCCTCTTTGTTGCCAGCTTGCTAAGGAACGAGAGCAGTTTGATTCAAAGAACAGTATTCCTGCGGATGATGAGATCCAGGTATGAGAGTTCT ATCGAAGTTAATGCAGAAGATGTGAAGGATGGAAAGAAGAATTCTACAACAGAAAAGGCGACTGGTTCTCAAGGAAAG GACAAAGCAGTTGATTCAAAGGACTACAAGCTAATTGATTATTATGGAACG ATGACAACATTATCTATCTTATACTTCCATGCCCGCCCTAAGAAATCCCGATATGATGAGCGTTTCACTAGTACTCAAGGCAAGCCGCCAAGGAAACAGGAAACAAGGATCAGGATACAGAATCTTCTTGTTGTAGCGGTGCTTGTTGCTG CTATAATCCTTCTTTGGACACACTTGAATGATGTCAAGTTTGCACCATTTGCAGTGAGGTTTTCATCGTTAATGGTGGGTGGGTCTATTTACATGATGTGCTTGTCATTCTTTTTTGCTGTGACCATAGCATTATGGGGTGGATCCACTTATGGGTTGTTCGCTACCATCCTTATAGTGGTGGGGATCGTGTTTTTCCTTTCTCAAACATTGCTATATATTCTATGGATTCTTCAACCATCCGTCAATCAAATTATTGAAGGAAATCTCTCGCATTATGTCTACTACATCTCGTTCATGTTTGTCTACAATTGGAGGTGCCTGACTGATAGTCTTCGTGATCTCTGGACAAAGCCCAAGTAA